A window of the Peromyscus leucopus breed LL Stock chromosome 22, UCI_PerLeu_2.1, whole genome shotgun sequence genome harbors these coding sequences:
- the LOC114697223 gene encoding protein FAM228B isoform X1, with translation MKTGRSQEDMVTGMLPRRKSSKEWLEPQSLSFMEALAKEDTDAAVQSILYRENYVMKELDKYLYHHDFLNARRKEMLYKKWVECVADPLQKKIIEKVCSHKKIKKRRRQELDSFLRHVNKKGNAFIEHYDPKEYDPFYMSKEDPNFLKVVMPPFRDPLKKAQYDKDNDKKTLLQCETGKIYTMKEFKEIEKAQLHSRFPSISNSRQCMTPNEWLKVPMRYIESEFCKRSRVKMKVNFNASTFDLTPLKRVPNFLECREEEKTVSYKNKGLSPLDSEAPCLQEGKDPSSQGISSEGHHSSADLCQEVERDEVQDEVRINQNDAVRAGTVSPIWDPQGSPC, from the exons GCTTTAGCTAAAGAAGATACTGATGCAGCTGTTCAGTCAATATTATATAGAGAAAATTATGTAATGAAG GAACTAGATAAGTATTTATATCATCATGACTTCTTAaatgcaagaagaaaagaaatgttgtATAAAAAATGGGTTGAGTGTGTGGCAGATCCTCTACagaagaaaattatagaaaaagtTTGTTCACATAAGAAGATTAAAAAGAGGAGACGACAAGAATTAGacagttttttgagacatgtaaaTAAGAAG gGAAATGCATTTATAGAGCATTATGATCCAAAAGAATATGATCCTTTTTATATGAGCAAAGAGGACCCCAATTTTCTAAAG GTTGTCATGCCGCCATTCCGTGACCCTCTGAAAAAAGCCCAGTATGACAAGGACAATGACAAGAAGACTCTCCTCCAGTGTGAGACCG GCAAAATCTATACAATGAAAGAATTTAAAGAGATCGAGAAGGCCCAGCTGCATTCCAGGTTCCCGAGTATTTCTAATTCAAGGCAATGTATGACTCCAAACGAATGGCTTAAAGTGCCCATGAGATACATAGAAAGTGAATTTTGTAAAAGGAGCAG GGTCAAAATGAAGGTGAATTTTAATGCTAGCACTTTCGATTTGACTCCCCTGAAGAGGGTGCCTAATTTTCTGGAGTGCCGGGAGGAGGAAAAGACCGTCAGTTACAA AAACAAAGGGCTCTCCCCTCTGGACAGTGAAGCTCCGTGTCTCCAGGAGGGAAAGGACCCAAGTTCCCAAGGGATCAGTTCTGAAGGTCATCATTCTTCTGCAGACCTCTGCCAGGAGGTGGAAAGGGATGAGGTCCAGGACGAGGTGAGAATTAACCAGAACGACGCGGTGAGAGCCGGGACAGTCAGCCCCATTTGGGACCCCCAGGGCAGCCCTTGCTGA